One segment of Rhipicephalus sanguineus isolate Rsan-2018 chromosome 6, BIME_Rsan_1.4, whole genome shotgun sequence DNA contains the following:
- the LOC119396271 gene encoding uncharacterized protein LOC119396271, which yields MWLPMLFVLVALAEAQKGRSPISAHGVQYVSDQPENPYRVVYDDDPRYALHGGQSTKPGDGRTVRYHAFQAEEQRSYLHSRRVPTTTVSLHAGSKQALSGAATSKNNQHTSIQQQGAPGVGVGDQSQLVYPQGSLPGYAIPQEYLQQGVSGGASAEYLRAGAVYAPTSDIAQYSNALQNYAQQLGYPAAYAQNQGYPSGSSAGEPTQYVQQPYYVPYYPGSSYSGAGAPTHGVADQTGGAVHVPATVPQGVDYTTGSAGPPPGQNGFVYPPRYSPESSKPATPGYVGADTGTSPKVGTDLSVPSDHYGKGNGPAQVVPTGAGQGVYSYPYGYPVAYVPYRYPVQPTAQAPPTHHTANPAQPPYSAPAPAYTAYAQPQVPSGPIQAYYSQQNAYANQAPVQTSQEQFTFGGPPRTIYSLPGPITSTRPSPAALHHAKHHSLPAAATTAAPRYGKSFVDIGYTAASIYGTPMYSKASPNPFLSKYVNGPGPLLP from the exons ATG TGGCTCCCAATGTTGTTCGTGCTAGTCGCGCTGGCCGAGGCACAGAAAGGGCGATCCCCAATTTCGGCCCATGGTGTTCAGTACGTGAGCGATCAA CCTGAAAACCCCTACCGTGTGGTTTACGACGATGACCCTCGGTATGCATTACATGGAGGACAAAGTACTAAGCCTGGCGATGGCAGGACAGTGAGATACCACGCTTTTCAAGCAGAAGAGCAAAGGTCGTATCTGCACTCTCGTCGTGTTCCAACCACCACAGTGTCCCTACATGCCGGTTCAAAGCAGGCATTGAGCGGAGCGGCCACTAGCAAGAACAATCAGCATACTTCGATCCAACAGCAAGGAGCTCCAGGCGTTGGTGTCGGCGACCAATCGCAACTAGTGTACCCTCAAGGATCATTGCCTGGATACGCAATACCCCAAGAATACCTACAACAAGGCGTGTCTGGTGGCGCTTCGGCTGAGTACCTCCGGGCGGGGGCAGTCTACGCCCCGACTTCGGACATTGCACAGTACTCAAATGCTCTGCAGAACTACGCTCAACAACTGGGCTACCCAGCGGCTTACGCGCAAAACCAGGGTtatccttccggaagctccgccGGGGAGCCCACGCAGTATGTCCAGCAACCTTACTACGTACCTTACTACCCCGGATCGTCCTACTCTGGTGCTGGTGCGCCTACACACGGCGTTGCTGACCAAACAGGTGGAGCCGTACACGTACCAGCGACCGTCCCTCAAGGCGTGGACTACACTACGGGAAGTGCCGGACCACCGCCGGGACAGAATGGCTTCGTATATCCACCCAGGTATTCTCCTGAGAGCTCTAAGCCGGCCACTCCAGGGTACGTTGGAGCCGACACGGGAACTAGCCCTAAGGTAGGGACTGACCTCAGCGTTCCTTCCGACCACTACGGGAAAGGTAACGGACCTGCTCAGGTCGTCCCGACAGGAGCCGGACAAGGCGTGTACAGTTACCCGTACGGATACCCAGTAGCCTACGTGCCGTACAGGTATCCTGTGCAACCCACCGCCCAAGCTCCTCCTACGCATCATACAGCTAACCCCGCTCAGCCGCCCTACTCGGCGCCTGCTCCGGCCTACACGGCGTATGCTCAGCCGCAAGTTCCGTCGGGACCAATTCAAGCTTACTACTCCCAGCAAAACGCATACGCTAACCAGGCGCCAGTACAGACAAGCCAGGAGCAGTTCACATTTGGCGGGCCTCCGAGAACAATCTACTCCCTTCCCGGGCCAATCACTAGCACGCGCCCCAGTCCAGCCGCGCTGCACCACGCAAAGCATCATTCTCTCCCAGCAGCAGCTACTACCGCAGCTCCGAGGTATGGTAAGAGCTTCGTCGACATCGGCTACACTGCCGCGTCCATCTACGGCACGCCGATGTACTCAAAGGCGAGCCCCAACCCGTTCCTGTCGAAATATGTGAATGGGCCGGGTCCACTACTACCCTAG